In Deltaproteobacteria bacterium, the genomic window TGCTACAACACCGGGACTTGGCTATTGTTGACTTGTCGCTCTCCCACGCCCTATAAACAAGTGAGTTTATTCTTTAGTGGGAGGTTACCAGGGTGATCATCGATTGCGATACTCATCTCATGCCGCGCGATGCCTTTGACGGCGTCGATGGCCGGTTGGCTGCGAGCAAGCCAAATTTGCTCTTCAACGACCAAGATCTTTACGTCGATGTCGATTTTCCCGGTTATCCGGCGGAAGTGGTGGGAACCAGCCCGCTGTTGGCGCCGGGCTCGGGGGCGATGTTCAAAAGCTTGTGGGAGCCGGCCGCGCGCATGGCCGACTACGACGGACGTCTCGGCATCGATCGCCATGTGATCTTGCCGCAGTTTTCCGGTTGGTGGTCGTACTTGATCGAGCCGGAACTCGCTTGCCGGATGGCGCGCTCGCATAATCAAGCGCTGCTGCGCGTGATGCAAACGTTTCCCGGCAGGATGTTAGGTTCAGCGTTGATTCCATTGCAGGATGTTCCGGCTTCGATCCGCGAGATGGAATGGGCGATGGACAATGGTTTTTGTTCGGTGGTGCTCGACAAGGTTTATCCGGTTAAAGAGCACGCCTACAGCGAACCCTTGGGCAGCCACCGCGAGCTCTGGCCGTTTTTCAAACGCGCCGAAGAATTGTCCGTGCCGATTTATCTGCACAACGTCCAGCACGGCCATCGCATGAGCAACTTGCCGGTATTCCAACGTGATGGGCTTTACATTTTTGCCCCGCAAGAAGGGCAGATAAGCTTAGTGTCGCTGATCACC contains:
- a CDS encoding amidohydrolase, which codes for MIIDCDTHLMPRDAFDGVDGRLAASKPNLLFNDQDLYVDVDFPGYPAEVVGTSPLLAPGSGAMFKSLWEPAARMADYDGRLGIDRHVILPQFSGWWSYLIEPELACRMARSHNQALLRVMQTFPGRMLGSALIPLQDVPASIREMEWAMDNGFCSVVLDKVYPVKEHAYSEPLGSHRELWPFFKRAEELSVPIYLHNVQHGHRMSNLPVFQRDGLYIFAPQEGQISLVSLITSGLLDEFPKLQFIYTEAGTSFIKPLVQRLDKILESPPVDYDDQEVPLSNRELTYVGERLRRARALNPANVFLEKNKKPASYYFKNNFYFTIETEEPELVEAIEFLGAERFLFATDYPHDDPGGRMKFEDVRLLRENAKISEAAKEMIRWQNAQRLFRLNA